A segment of the Vicugna pacos chromosome 25, VicPac4, whole genome shotgun sequence genome:
TACAAGGTTCTCTCTGTTCCAAAGAGGGACAATCAACCACGGAGCTGCGGACGTCAGAATCTCTACATCAGGGTTAAACCCCATTCCGTCATTGCCCTGGGTCAAGGGTAAATAATCCTGCTAAACTTGTTTTAAGATTCCCTGGACACCTACTGTTGGTTTCCTAGATGTTTGAGGAGCAAAAAGCATATTAACTAGTTTCGCATTCCTGCTACTGAATAATTATCATGCTTAAGAACTCCCAGTAGAGGTAAAGGAATAATCACTTTGGGGGAACtctgaatttttcaaaaacaaagttGCATCCAGAGGTTCTAATTTCCATTCATGTGATCACCCTCAGTTACATCTGGTGAATTCTGCCTCTAGTCACAGATGACACTAATATATAATCagcatttattaaattctttctttttaaatcgaATGCACTTTATTACTAATAAGTCTGGACTTTCTTGGAAGGGTTAGCGTTACACCCTTTGTAATTTTGAACATCTGAACGGTGCAGAAAACCCAGTTTGCAAGTGTTGCTCTTTTCCCCATTTCTAAACTCTTAATCCTCTTCTCCCTACTTCTTCAACAGTTATGGAGGAGGGGGATTACCTTTCAGAGAATTTGTgagttggaaagaaaaagaataagccATTAAAAGCAGAATTTAGGTAGAGAGAGCAGCCTGCCTTTAGGAATCCACAAAGTCTTAGAAGTTCAGCTCAATTTTGGAACTTCCTTTACCTCTAGTTCTATTTGTAATGTTTCCCAGAGCCTCAGACAGAGCCTGCCAGACTATGGGAATGCAACTAAATAACAGCCGACTGACTGAGCAGATGAAAGTATGCTCTGGATTCTTCCAGATTCAAGCCCAGCCCCTCTTGAGCAGCTAATGGAACTCTCCAAGCCcctgtttgctcatctgtaaagcagAGCGATCCTAACTAGAGTTTTTGTAATGATTACCTAATAAGAAAATACTAACAATAGCAATATTAATATTCCCACGGACTCCTCACACATAGCGACTATGTTTCCCTTGATGCAACTTGGGATTGTGACCATACAGCCAGACAAGAAACGAGGATGTGAAGCTTCTATTAGATGTCATTTTAATATCCATAGGAGTTGTAGATTTTCCAGACAGGAAGAATATAGGGGAAAAAATTCAGAATTCTGATAATCAGATTTTGATGATAAAGTTGAGAGAGGATGTGGAATAATTACGTAAGGGTAGACTAATTCAATAAAGTGGCAGTAAAGTAACTTTAagtcaaaactgaaaacaaagaaagtcCTAAAGTCATCAAATAAATGTGAAATCGAATTAATCAGTGAAGAAAGTTAATCACAATCTAAATGGGGAGCATGGAATTCAATTTACACAAATCAGGAGGGAAGATGAGTTAATAGCCTCTCTTGAACCCTAGAGAGATCAATTTATAAAAGATATGGGTTTGGGGTTCCTGTTGTCATGTGACTAATAAAAGGCGGTTGGCAGGTTGGTCAGGGTCCCGGGGAGAATCCATCTCCTTTCTCAACCGAAGCCTCTAGTAGATTGCTAGCCACAGTCTATTGACATGGTCTCCCCACCTTGCTGGTGACACTATTCTTTGTCAGTAGTGGGTTAGTGTTTTTAACCCATAGAAATTTTGGAATAGAGTGCAAAGATTAAGTAAATCAAATCTAAATTATGAGCACTTTTGTATTAGGTTCAAAAATATTTGGTCAATCATTGAGACCATCTGTATCTAtttggtattttaaatatttgcaagttttaagaaaatgtaatttattaAAGTGTTTAACAGGGTAGCCTTCTGACATCAATGTAAGTGAGGAACTGAGTAATTAACTTTAGTTCCCTGGTGttaaatcaaataaaaagcaTTGAAATGCTTCATAGAACTTAAGATTCATCATCTTTAGAGGTCTAACTTAATAGCCTTGCTTGGAATGGTTCAAATATGTAGGAAGATTTTTCTTGTTAGAGAAATGTGAAGGGCTTTGGGGGGAAAATGGACATATTAAATTGACAGAAGCAATATTTAAAAGAAGTTTATTAACTAGGTTTGTAACCAGAATTGATTGATTAAAGGCGGTTGGTCCATTCAACCTGGGCTGAAGTGACAGAAATCAAAGGCtcccttaaaaatatttgttaaaattactAGATTAACAATTAGAAAaggatttgtaaaaaaaaaaaaaaggatttatgaatttattcattcaacacatttgTTGAGTGTGTGCCGTGTGTTGGGCATGATTCTAGATGCTAAGAATATTgccataaacaaaacaaggacaaaaaaaattttttatgggGCCTACATTCATTAACCTTATGAGCTTTAGAGAAAAAAACTAAGTTATTAAATGTTTTGCTTTAATACAGtagatattaatttttaaacaagttaACTATAAGTAGTCTCTTTATTGCACAAAAATGCCCCTCAATGGACACCAAAGAACTCACATTGATAAATATCTTCATCCATCCTTATGTCGTTAGTGCCTAGCTCACATGCAACTCAGAACTGTGTGTAGCTTGAGTGCTGAATCCTCCTATATTGACTTTCACATCACTTTCACATCACTCACAAGAAATCTGAGTTACGCAAGGTTTCTTCCCTTAAACTGCAAATGTCTCTAAGGTTAAGGAGCTAGGAGATATTTACATCTTGATGTAGTTCAATCAGATTGTGTTTCTTCCAACATCTGAGTTAAGGAATAAACTTTCTGatggagggaagagaggaaaataaCTTTGGGGATGGAATATTTGTGTAGAAAAGGGAAATCTCTGGATTGGGGGCATATTAAAGGACAAGGCTGGGAGTCCTCAGGGCAGTTGGGAGGCTGAGGGAATTGGGTGAGAGGTATAGAgaaaaggggaggaaagaaatgcaAAGAATTTTCAACTATTTCTAAAAGAACCTCCacccaagaaagagaaaaagccttttttttgtttgtttgcttgcttgcttttccaGGTGATTATCTGTACCCAAAATCCATGGGTCAAAATTACTTTGTTAAAAAGTTCCATTCGGGTAAATTAAGCTTTTGTAAAATGACCTGGAAAATCAAAGGAGCATGGTTCCCAAAGGACAATGTTTCTCAGTTCTAAGCAGCCCACTTACCACCAGCCTATTGAAACATAACCTATCTGGAAATTGACCATTATTTTGATAACCAAAATTCACAAAAACCACCCCCAAGGCAGCTCCAGAAAACTGCAGAGAATCCACAGAAGCCCAGCAATGACCTAAACTGTCTTTGCTGAAGGAAGTCCTAAGTTGAGAACTCACAGAGTTTTGCAATCCATACCCATTTTTCAGCTTCCCTATCCCAGCAGTCATGATTCACACATTCCAAAACTGCAGGCAAGGCTGGTGGCTCCTCCTCCATCAACTGGCCATCCCCAGTAATGGTGGCTACCTGTAAGTTCCCCACCAATTAGACCAGTTAGAGAGCAGGTAGATATCTCAGGGCAGAATTGTATAGTGGTTAATTTCGCAGGCTCTAGAGTCTGAAAGAACTAGATTTAAACCCCTAACTACCACTGAGAGGTTAGTTAAACTCAccacacctcagtttcctcatctgtaagatggggattaTTATAATAATACTTATGGCATGGAGTCTTTGAGgggtttaaatgagataatgtaggtACAGCCTCTTGCCTGACATACAATGAGTGCTCAAACTTACACTTGTACACCAGCTCCCTAATTTATAGCAAGTGAACAAACAGAACATGTTACATCTTGTGCTCCCGGTATGCCATAATGTAAATGATAATTGTGGACATCTTGGCTGGCCTCAGCAACTTACAACTTTTTGCAACATTAAAGAAACTAAGAAATAATCCAGTTCCTATTTGGGCTCTTGAGATGCTGGAATGAGTTACAGGCTTATAAACAATGTTCTAATAGTTGACAAGGATTTGGCTTTAATCTGGTGAATGAAAATTGCATGAAAAGAGAATTATGGAAGAGTTGGGAAGAAAAAGTGCAGTGCTCTGAATGatggattttaaaataatcatccgTGCCTTTTCAGACATTCAGTCCGGTACTGGACCAAAATACCACTGACAGTAATTCCTTGAGAAAATGATGTTTCTAAATAGATACATATAAACCAGGCTGATTTATTAAGAGGGAAAAATGAGTTTAATAATACAGTATTAGACTGCGTATCATCCAGGAAAAGTGTActgtaaaaaatgttttgaatattcATTGACTTCTGGTAACTTTAGTGTTGTAAATACTTGTATTATAGTGAGGTagacagttaaaaaaaacctCTCCATTAGACAGACTTAAAATTTTGtaataatatttaagaaaatgataacattatgaaagaatgaaatatctGATTAATGCTTAACTTTGTACAACTcgaatataaactttaaaaatattagaacttATAACATTTGAGTGCATATAACGTTTTGTACATTAAGATGAATTGCATGCTGTTCACTTCCTCTTGCACTTTCAGTCaccttaaataaacaaatatatacagcCTTAACAGAACAACAGTGCATCCAAAGCAAAtgtgcattttaaattatttctcctggccaagtctctctctctttttttttttttccacttagcatTTTATATTAGCATTTATTCTCATTCTCACCCTTTCTTGGACAGTTCGTAGTTCTCTGAACCAAACAAGCAACAGGTTTAGATTGAGAGAAAGCAAAACCACTtcggaaaaacaaaaactttatgtAATGGTTGGTACAAGTTCCCTTGTTTAAACCATTTTATGGTCAAAATTGAGAAGGAAGCTAACTCTTCAAAGGGCCTACTGATGAGCAATGTTTGAAAATAATACTGGTGCAGGCTGGGGGAAAGTTTGGGGTTTTGGCAACCTGGGGATGGGGTTTAACTTGCACCAGGCTCTTGCCTGCTTCCGGAAGATGAATTccacccctgcctccttcctcaccACCCTCCCCAACTCCCAGCCCAAGCTCAATGTaacactttgctcttctcacagttTCTCATtactaagttttaaaaacattgcCTAACTGGTAATTACAATCTGAAACAATTCTTTGGGGGGAGCCCTGGGCTATTGCTGGCTGGTAATCTTTCAGGAATgtcagagagaggggagggaacagagatttGAAAGAAACTTATGAGACAAGGACTTGCTTCTCCTTTCAGaaccctctcctccccactcctgaCTGGTCCCTCTAGCCCCATCCCTGGGGGGCGGGAGACAACCCCCCCTCACTGCACCTTTCTACTTCTTGGGGCATTTTGCTCTCCTCTGCACCTTTTACCTTAATTCTACAGTTCCCCATCCCtactcatttttttgtttgtttaaatgggaAATCACCTTCCTCTTCATAGGGGTATGTCTGAATTTGGGCCAGTTCCGTTCAAAGAAATCTACGGGAAATAGACAGGAGGAAGGGCTTTTCCACGGGTTACCTCCAGCCCGGGCTAAGGCACCTGCACGTCAGCCCATCAGCAGCAGGCCTTGTGGTTTCTCATTATCCTTCAGGGGGTTCCATTTGGACTCATTCTTGTCATTCCATCCATACCAGCTCCCCTTTCCCCCAGAAAAAGCAACAGTAAAGGCAGTGACCTGAGCCCCCTGGAGTGAGATGCGGGTTGCCGCTTCCCTATACGGGCAGAGGCCAGGGCAGGGTTGGGTACAGAAGCAAGCAGAAAAGGCCCACGTGGGCCCATCGCTCACAAAGCTCTTCTAAAGGCAGGACACCCCTCCTGGCTTTCCTAGTCCTCTACCTTAACAGCTCTCTGCTGGGGAGGTCACAAGGCACCGACCGGCTAGGACACGGCCAGAAAGACCCCGCCTTCTTCACATAGGTAGAAAACAATCAGACCGGGATGTGGTCAAAGGTGATTCTTCCTCCCACAGTTTCCCTTCGtaaactattattttttcaatCCATGGAGCAGTTGAGAAACAGGTATGCATCTCCCTTGCCCCCCACCTCCTATCAAAACCTCTGAGACACACAAGGAAATCCAAAGCCACAATAATAGAGACACAAACTAAAGAAATCCTCCTTGGCTTGTTTTTCCAGGGTGGCCGGGCAAGGTGTGAAAATCCGTCTCACCCTCTGGGCTGGCAGGTGGAAGGTTCTGGGGAGGCGAAACTCCCTCGTCTCCCACCCGGCTGAGTGTCCAGGCTGCTCCCCCGCTCCCCGCCTCCTCCGAGGCCAGCTCCTCCTCCGCCTCTCTGCAGTCAGGCCTCCCCTGCGGTCCCGGGCCAAGGCGGCGGGAAAGGCGCCGCTACCTGCAGCCACACGACTCCACCACCATGTCCTCGTACTGCTTGTAGACCACGTTATTGCCCGCGTCGATGTATAGGATGCTGATGGGAGTCAGTTTAGTGGGCACGCAGCAGCTGGGCGGGGTGGAGCCGGGGTCCATGGAGTTCATCAGCGTCTGGATGATGGCGTGGTTGGTGGGCTCCAGGTGCGAGCGCAGCGGGAAGTCGCACACGCCTTCGCAGTGGTAGGCCTCGTACTCCAGGGGCGCGATAATCCAGTCGTCCCAGCCCAGCTCCTTGAAGTTCACGTGCAGGGGCTTCTTGCTGCAGCGCAGCCTCGACTTCTTGCCGTGCCGCTTGCCATGGCGGCTGGCGAAGGCCGTGCGCCGCCGCCGGCGGCCGGGCGAGGGCAGCCAAGGCCCGGCGTCCGGGGTGCCCGACGGCGGCGGCCACGACCCCTCGGCGCCCGCGCCCGGGCCCGCCACCTCGGCCGAACCCAGCTGCTCGCGCATCTCGGCGAACAGGTTCTTGCGCTGGGATCTGGTGAACACGACGAGCAGGGCGCGCTCCTGGGGGGTCCGCACCCTCCGGCCGAAGCCCAGACTCCGCAGGTCCGGGGGCGGCGGCTGCTGGGGCTCCGGAGCGCGCGCCTCTGCCTCCCCGGCTCCCGGCTCGCCCCACGCGGCCCGCAGCTCCAAGCACAGCTGCTTCCAGGGCTGGTGGCGCAGGCCCTGCCACACGTCGAAGACTTCCCAGCCGGCCCGGGGCGCCCCCTGCGGGTCCAGGGTCCGCGCGTCCAGCAGCAGGGGCGACAGGCAAGGGAAGAGCTGCACGTGGAGCGGCCGGGCCGGCGGCCCCCAGGGCGCTGCGGGCGCCTGGCGAAAGAGCCGCAGCTCCGCGCCCACCAGCTCTTCTTTGTCTGAGAGCGTGGACACATCAAACAAATACTTCTGTCTCCGGAGAGGAGAGTGCGAGAGATCGTCTgcgagataaaaaataattacagtcaGTTTCACTTAAGAGGGAGATCAGCCCGGTGCTCTGTGGCCGCCCCTGGGAGGAAGAGGGCGGGGAGGGAGCAAGGCGGGCCGGTAGGGGTCCAGCTCGACCCGCCCAGGGCTGACCACCCCGGCTCCTGGCCCGGCCAGTGCGCGGCGAGGGCGGGGGAGCACCCGGGAGGCCCCCGCCTCCCCAGCAGCCCGCACTCCCAGGGCGGAAGTCGGTGGCTACACGAGAGGCGGCCAGGGCGGCGGCCTCCCGGGTTTTCCCCTAGGAGCCTGCGTTACCGCTAATGTGCCCTTTGTGGTCGCAGCCCGGGCCGCGCTTCCCCCGACCTCCTCTCGGCCGGCTCGTTCTCATCATTCACGTGTCGGTTCAAATGTCACCTCGTCGGAAAGGCCATCCTCGACCACCCTGATCTAAAGTAGCCTTCCTCGGTCACTATCACGGGACTCTGGTTTATTATCTTCCGGGCACTTAGCACTATCTGCAAGGACCTCGTTTATATTTGTCTCCTTAGTGGTATGTCTTTCCCAGTAacaccccgccccccaccgccGGCCCGTGGGAGCTAGGACCCTGTCATGGCCATCTTGCTCACCACATCGCCTACAGGCGTGCCTGACCTAGGCTACACGCTGGTCAGGGAGTGAGAAACTTCTAGAGCAGTCGTTCTCAATCTGGCTGTCCTTTATAACCATCCAGAGAATTTACGAATGACCAGCCCGGGGCTCACTTCCTCCAATTGAATCAACATCTGAGGACTGGGCCTAGGTATTGGGGTTCTGCTAGGGtttgttggcttttctttttttacgcTCCAAGTTGATTTGGAGGTGCGGCCCTAGTTGAGACCCACGGGTCAAGGGGAAGATGTTGCCCAGCAGGCAGTTTTGCTGAAGCATTTAGGCCTGATCAAGTTGACAGAATGAGGAGCTGCGacgtgatttctttctttctttttaaaattcatcggCCATTTAACAACAAACAAAAGAGCAACGAGGCTTTCAGGAGTCTGCACAGGGGCAAGTGAACCCATGCTAACACCAGGCATCTATCCACTGAGAAGATCCTGCAGCCAATGAGAAATAAATGCATCAGTAGgggaaaaaccacacacacacacacacacacactctctctctctctctctctctctctctctctctctcccctcctccacccaccccccaatCTGAAATCTTCTTGCTTTGCAATTAATCCTGAAGATAAAATTTGTGGTtacaagggagggaaaaaaaaaggaagcacatggaggaggtggaggaggatcaCAGGCTTTTAAAATCTAAGGTGAATTTTTGAGGACCCAGGCAAAACTGGACTTCTTTTTTGAACACATTTGTGCATGAAGCCAACCCCACTTCAATGTGCAAGGCGGAAAGCTAACCAGATTTTCCTAGGCTGCCTtctcataaaatatttacaacccAGCAAATACAAAAATCCCCAAAGCCCCTAGCTTTCCCCAGAAGCTAGTAAAGTTTGGGTGGATTCAATAGTAAAAGTGTCACCGGTCCTGGTCTGACCCTCACTGCCTGTCCAGATGTAGCCCCAGGGCACAGGATCTGGAGCCTGGGCCACACCCAGTCCCTACTCTGGGCTGACCACGGGGGCCTGCCACCTCCCTCTAAGGCACAAG
Coding sequences within it:
- the GDF6 gene encoding growth/differentiation factor 6; protein product: MDTSRVLLSAVFLISFLWDLPGFQQASIASSSSSAELVSAKGMRSRKEGKMPRAPRENVTARAPLERQEPQPRPQEEPRRRPPQQPEAQEPPGRGPRVVPHEYMLSIYRTYSIAEKLGINASFFQSSKSANTITSFVDRGLDDLSHSPLRRQKYLFDVSTLSDKEELVGAELRLFRQAPAAPWGPPARPLHVQLFPCLSPLLLDARTLDPQGAPRAGWEVFDVWQGLRHQPWKQLCLELRAAWGEPGAGEAEARAPEPQQPPPPDLRSLGFGRRVRTPQERALLVVFTRSQRKNLFAEMREQLGSAEVAGPGAGAEGSWPPPSGTPDAGPWLPSPGRRRRRTAFASRHGKRHGKKSRLRCSKKPLHVNFKELGWDDWIIAPLEYEAYHCEGVCDFPLRSHLEPTNHAIIQTLMNSMDPGSTPPSCCVPTKLTPISILYIDAGNNVVYKQYEDMVVESCGCR